A stretch of Mastacembelus armatus chromosome 1, fMasArm1.2, whole genome shotgun sequence DNA encodes these proteins:
- the usp38 gene encoding ubiquitin carboxyl-terminal hydrolase 38, with protein MDKILEGLVSSNHSVSVKRAIVKKVVEAAEKEVTEEQCQAMFALTTRLILLGEDAFQKQIGFQVLESYARYHRPEFEAFFSKEFVLSLLQQGYGQLDRKDPAIIDYIHCCLRLLISCPLVLEIFNVIQVEVLRMVCERPEPALCARLSTLLSDFVQCIPRDKSGILFCQQLVRTISYFHCFATQERELREYVGQVTKVSTLLQNIWKADPATLLPSLQEVFAIISSTDPSFDPSIALASLVQHIPIQMITVLIKSLTTDQNVKDASMTKALCRMIDWLSWPLAQHVDTWVIALLKGLAAVQKFTILIDVTLLKIELVFNRLWYPIVRQGALAVLSHMLLSFQHSPEAFHLVVPNVVPLVQSLRTDGLPTSKAFLLQFTELIHCMMYQYSGFPDLYDQILEVIKDLPKPGEEKIKLVLNQSAWTSQSNSFASGLLRQAVKSETGKTGLVNLGNTCYMNSIIQTLFMATDFRRHVLSLHLNGSNTLMKKLQLLFAFLAHTQRAAYAPRNFLEASRPPWFNVGSQQDCSEYLRFLLDRLHEEEKTLQVLESAKPKVDTSSNGQTGQTSADQAEESSLTPAETKLGDDQRTLIEKMFGGKLITGIRCMHCNCISEKEEPFTDLSLAFCPFATTQDNPQPERPLEEPKVLCQGSVNGGSEILEPGSAKALASNVDLMQVTNEPHLSVPDLVNYFLAPEILDGENAYFCEKCSSLERAEKTMKVVSAPEYLILTLLRFSYDAKCHVRRKILDNVTIPPFMRLPVHAPSVPTHCSSLTSSPLQVDSPDGSENLAKKLKPSQKEEEEEEKERIDVIEQTNRGGEMLVQSVPYVLSSVVMHSGISSESGHYYSYGRNINGADGTQHPANLFALQDSGNGQAECSLSTCSALSLPPEQGHTSPNSGHEARDWLLFNDSRVTFTSFQSVQNITNRFPKDTAYVLMYRKQELPGENINGGLMANGMRLCAEPPLQKELLDAIIKDNKLYLQEQELSARTQALQAPSSSCSFRPNGSDDNNPPGSCGPSGGGGGGGGFNTISRLVF; from the exons ATGGACAAGATTTTAGAGGGCCTCGTGAGCTCCAATCACTCTGTTTCAGTGAAGAGGGCCATTGTAAAGAAGGTAGTGGAAGCAGCAGAGAAGGAGGTGACAGAGGAGCAGTGTCAGGCGATGTTTGCTCTTACCACCCGCCTCATCTTACTTGGTGAAGATGCCTTCCAGAAGCAGATTGGCTTCCAAGTTTTGGAATCCTATGCACGTTACCACCGCCCAGAGTTTGAGGCTTTCTTCAGTAAAGAGTTTGTCCTCAGTCTTCTCCAGCAGGGTTATGGCCAGCTGGACCGCAAAGATCCAGCCATAATAGACTACATTCACTGCTGCCTGCGACTGCTCATCAGCTGCCCCTTAGTGCTGGAAATATTCAATGTGATCCAGGTGGAGGTTTTAAGGATGGTGTGTGAACGACCAGAGCCAGCTCTCTGTGCCCGCCTGAGTACTTTACTGTCAGACTTTGTACAGTGTATACCTAGAGACAAGTCAGGCATTTTATTCTGCCAGCAGCTGGTGAGGACCATCAGTTACTTCCACTGTTTTGCTACTCAAGAGCGGGAGCTCAGGGAGTATGTAGGTCAGGTGACCAAGGTTAGCACATTGCTGCAGAACATCTGGAAGGCTGACCCAGCCACACTGCTTCCCTCACTGCAGGAAGTTTTTGCAATTATCTCTTCCACAG ACCCCTCCTTTGACCCATCAATTGCCCTAGCCAGCCTGGTCCAGCATATCCCCATCCAGATGATCACAGTACTTATCAAGAGTCTCACCACTGACCAGAATGTCAAAGACGCTAGCATGACTAAAGCACTCTGCAG gATGATTGACTGGCTTTCTTGGCCTCTGGCCCAACATGTGGACACCTGGGTCATCGCGCTGCTGAAAGGACTTGCTGCTGTTCAGAAGTTCACTATCCTTATTGATGTCACTCTGCTCAAGATTGAACTG GTATTCAATCGTCTGTGGTACCCAATAGTGCGACAGGGGGCGCTAGCTGTGCTATCTCATATGCTGCTGAGCTTCCAGCACTCTCCGGAGGCCTTCCATTTG GTTGTTCCAAATGTGGTGCCTTTAGTGCAGTCCTTAAGGACCGATGGTCTCCCCACAAGTAAAGCTTTCTTGCTGCAGTTCACTGAGCTCATACACTGCATGATGTACCAATACTCTGGCTTCCCTGACCTCTATGATCAGATACTGGAGGTCATCAAG GATCTCCCAAAACCTGGAGAAGAAAAGATTAAATTGGTGTTGAATCAAAGTGCCTGGACATCTCAGTCCAACTCATTTGCCTCTGGTTTACTGAGGCAAGCCGTAAAATCTGAAACAGGAAAGACGGGGCTGGTCAACCTGGGGAACACCTGCTATATGAACAGCATTATCCAGACCCTCTTCATGGCCACAGA tttcagGAGGCATGTTTTATCGTTACATCTAAATGGTTCCAATACACTAATGAAAAAGcttcagctgctctttgctttCCTTGCACACACTCAG AGGGCAGCATATGCTCCCAGAAACTTCTTGGAAGCATCTCGGCCTCCCTGGTTCAATGTGGGCTCACAGCAGGACTGTTCTGAGTACCTAAGATTTCTTTTAGACAG ATTACatgaagaggagaaaacacTTCAGGTGCTGGAATCAGCAAAGCCAAAGGTTGACACAAGCAGCAACGGCCAAACAGGTCAGACTTCTGCAGATCAGGCTGAAGAGTCGTCTTTGACTCCTGCAGAAACCAAACTTGGGGATGACCAGAGGACTTTGATAGAAAAGATGTTCGGTGGGAAGCTGATCACAGGTATTCGCTGTATGCATTGCAACTGCATCTCTGAGAAAGAGGAGCCTTTTACAGACCTCTCTTTGGCCTTCTGTCCTTTTGCCACCACTCAGGATAACCCTCAACCTGAGAGGCCCTTAGAGGAACCCAAGGTTCTTTGTCAGGGATCTGTAAATGGTGGCAGTGAAATTCTTGAACCAGGCTCAGCCAAAGCACTGGCTAGCAATGTAGATTTAATGCAAGTGACAAATGAGCCTCATCTGTCTGTGCCTGACCTGGTGAACTATTTTCTGGCTCCTGAGATCCTGGATGGAGAAAATGCTTATTTCTGTGAGAAATGTAGCTCCCTCGAGCGGGCAGAGAAGACAATGAAAGTGGTGTCAGCACCTGAGTACTTGATCCTCACCCTGCTGCGGTTCTCATATGATGCCAAATGCCATGTGCGGCGGAAGATCCTGGACAATGTCACTATCCCACCATTCATGAGACTTCCAGTACATGCCCCTTCAGTGCCTACACATTGTTCCTCTCTTACCTCTTCTCCTCTGCAAGTTGATTCTCCTGACGGCAGTGAAAATCTGGCCAAGAAGCTCAAACCATCtcaaaaagaggaggaggaagaggaaaaagagagaatagATGTCATAGAGCAGACAAATAGAGGAGGAGAAATGCTGGTCCAGTCGGTGCCCTATGTTCTCAGCTCAGTGGTGATGCATTCTGGTATATCATCAGAGAGTGGTCACTACTACTCATATGGTCGTAACATCAATGGAGCAGATGGAACACAGCATCCAGCCAATCTCTTTGCCCTTCAGGACTCAGGGAATGGCCAGGCCGAGTGCAGCCTCTCCACTTGCTCTGCTCTCTCACTCCCACCTGAACAAGGACACACCTCACCTAATAGTGGCCACGAAGCACGGGATTGGCTGCTGTTTAATGATAGCAGAGTGACATTCACGTCCTTCCAGTCAGTGCAAAACATTACTAATCGCTTCCCCAAGGACACAGCTTATGTGCTCATGTACAGGAAACAGGAGCTACCAGGGGAGAACATAAATGGGGGACTGATGGCAAATGGAATGAGACTGTGTGCTGAGCCACCCCTGCAGAAAGAACTATTAGATGCTATTATCAAGGACAACAAACTGTATTTACAA GAACAGGAGCTCAGTGCTCGGACCCAAGCTCTCCAGGCCCCTTCATCTTCCTGCTCATTCAGGCCCAACGGTTCAGATGACAATAACCCACCAGGGAGCTGTGGCCcatctggtggaggaggaggggggggtgGCTTCAATACCATTAGTAGACTCGTattctga